Below is a window of Ananas comosus cultivar F153 linkage group 9, ASM154086v1, whole genome shotgun sequence DNA.
tgtaaataaCATTAGATAGTttcgattttgtttttttttaagtcctTTATTGTTGATtttcacaaaatttaaaaagtgtGTAACTAAAAACTGTGTAAATTGatcctgatttttttttttttcctattattcATGGATGAATGTAAATTCTTGAGTTTGTTCCCACTTGCATAAAACAGAGAACAGTGCTGTTCTTTTGGCTTTATCTAAGAGTGtttgagtttaattttattaattatttggtCCATTTTAATTGCATACATTTTCATTCTACTTCAATAGAAATTTGTTTTTCAATGTTTTGAGAGAAGTTCCTCATGTATGCATGTTTAGTACTTTGTATAGAAGCATTTTAGATTTAGCAGTGTGATAATTCAGAGAGAGATGCCTTCAAAGTTGTTCCATTTATGCTTTTCAACAATAGCATACATTGACCGACCGTcgctagagcaagtagcaaagaacttggtggttggtacccgaggtcccaagttcgaatcctaattgattcacatttccagctaagtttatttttaaataaaataaacttagcaggtagcatgctacctatctctctcaaaaaaaaaaaaaaaaaaaccaatagcATACATTGAAGTTAATGGGTGTATTTGTTAGTCATGATTTTATATTTGTTGTGTGAAATTAGAAGATCCAAATTGGAAAGTTACAAGAGGAATTCAAGTAAATGCTTTTCTCATTGCTCAAAGAATAACAAGAATGTTTGATACATTTCCTACTGCAGTCACAATTAAAGCTATTCTATGAGATTATGAAAATGTTAACATGAAATTATGGAACCACAATGAAATGAACTTCGCAGGGAAGCTCTTTAAAGTTTCGGATAATACAATCAATTCCAAGTCCAGAAACAGATTAAATAATAGTATACAACAAGGCATTGTTTGCATCTGTTTTTGAGTTCTATGGTTAAATGAGCAAATTTTTCGCTAATAATGAGATATAGATGTGACTCAACTTGCTATATCTTTCGTACTTTGTTGCGTCGTTCTTGTAAAGTTATCCTAACAATGGACAATCTACAACATCTGCGAAATTATGGAactatttataactatttgTACAAAAGGTTATAAGCTGGCAAATCCTGAATTCTATGGAGGTCCTCCAAAGACAACTCCCTCTCCAGTTGGATTCTCGTCGCTTCTAAAACCTCctggagaaaaaaaagggagcaAAGCAAAAAACATCGACAAATAGACAATTTCAAACGGGATTACGATATGAACACATGAAACCGAGACGTAATGATGAGAAGCCAAAAGAAGAGAACCTTGAACTGCATGTATGAAGCACGCATAGCCAGCCACTGAGCATCCATCATCTCAAATGCTATACAGTATAAAACATCGAATGCTTCTTCATCTTCTAAAATGACAACAACTTAGAGCACATTAGGGTATTAGAGCACTAGGATGGGATGTATCTTCACTAATTTATACAGGAAATCGCGATTCACCTGTTAATACTTTTACAAAGTTGATTGCAGGCAGAGACTTTGGCTTTGCTGCTGAAAATTGAAAACGTACAACCGTAAGTTCGATACTAATATAACCTTAAAAGATGACTATGATAACTGTATTCATAGATTGCAGTATGgggggcttttttttttatttttttgggcaAGAAATCCAAGTTCAAGCTCATCGGCACTTGTGCGTCATAAGGTGGCATTGCATTCACAACCAGAAAAACAAGCTATGAATAAATTATACAGCTCTATGTGTCGGCATAAAACTCGAAAGGATAccttattttgaacttttcaaaaagCATGCTTACTTTCTTTTTGACCTGAATTCAGTTCCAACATCTGAATCAGCATGAATGAAACATTGACGCCCGCGACAGCAAATGGGTATTCCCATGTTGCTCTTACGCCCTCTTGTTTAAATAACAACCTTTGGAAAGAAGCCTTCATGATGAACCAGATGGATAcgattaatatttttgtatcatAAGTAatatcacaaattttttttttccaagtagaaaaaaaaaattgatagaggTTTGTTTTGATTTAGAATATAAGTTTAGCATGGTTCCAAAAACCAAAATCCACCTTATTGGAATTAGTCAAAAATGAGatgcatttatcatattttgtaacTTAGAACCGTTTTCAATTTCAGGGCAGTGTAATCCTAGATGTCGAAAAGTGGTCTACAgtaacaaaaacaaacaaaggTCAAAGTTCTGCAAGCAGGAAAGTAGATGATGAAAACTATTGGATTGTGGTAAGAAGCCCAGAAAAAGCAGTACCGGATAAGTCCTTGCAAGAAATAATAGATTCTCAAGTGAAACAAATCCACAGCCcctgaaaagaaaagaaacaaatggCTTCACAAAGTAATAGTGAAGAATGTGATTATCTAGTTCTGGtagcaaaagcaaaaaaaattacgtAAAGGAGTGAAAGGCACGAGAGAAGACCACCAATAAATTCAttgtaatgcataaaaaatacaTTCCAACTGTCTATCGCTGCGAAAGATATTAAGTTTTGGTGATGAATTTTTTTAGATGTGGAATATATCTCTGAAGAAATGTTAATAATGGTACTCCATATTTGTATGTAAGAATGAAGAAAAATATGCAAACCAGATTTACCTGAAGTCCGTTGATGGATTCGGGCCTTGCCACCCAATATCTTTCCATTGCTCCGAGACTAGGCCTGTAAGTTCTGTTTCTGGAAAGGAAGCATGCCAAAGTGCTTTGAGAGCTTCCTGCCAATTATAGTGCGAAAGGGGCACAATAATGTCAATGCAATGGTTACAAACATATTGTGTCTTTGGATTCTGGAACAAGTTATATGGTGATACCTTGTGTTCGATGGGGTTTTGTTCAGTAATTATAATAACATAATagttcaacattttttttttccattgtaTGAAAAGTCATgattgtttttatatattttcttgcaACCAAATTACACTTTGAAGAAGCAGAAATGTTGGTTTTAGTTGATGTTGAGCAACTCCATACTAACATCCTACATTCAAAGGTTATTCCATTTGCTAGTCAAGTTGTTCATGGGGTCATATCTGTTTTCGCATGATACCTCCGTATTCACATATAACTCAAGTATGGGCAAATGTAATTACATTAATTGATACTTACTTGATGATCTGGCCGAGTCTCGTCAAATGGCACACTTAGTCGATCCTTAAGCTTTTGCAACCGTTGTTCCTATAAAAAGTCTAAATTATGACTAATATTgacaaaaaaaagttcaaaacaataaaatttcatCCATTTTACAGATGAACTTTTCAAACAAATGCAGGGAATAGAACTGATATCTCCAACTAAAAATCAAGAGTCAAGGAGCAAGGAGTGAACACCCAATTCAATAAGTGGAGAACTTGCCTCAAAACACAAATACCCTG
It encodes the following:
- the LOC109714872 gene encoding ELMO domain-containing protein C isoform X3, producing MVGNRSWFGGLFNRTGNKRQGSGERTLDLTPLQEQRLQKLKDRLSVPFDETRPDHQEALKALWHASFPETELTGLVSEQWKDIGWQGPNPSTDFRGCGFVSLENLLFLARTYPASFQRLLFKQEGVRATWEYPFAVAGVNVSFMLIQMLELNSGQKETAKPKSLPAINFVKVLTDEEAFDVLYCIAFEMMDAQWLAMRASYMQFKEVLEATRIQLERELSLEDLHRIQDLPAYNLLYK
- the LOC109714872 gene encoding ELMO domain-containing protein C isoform X1, which translates into the protein MVGNRSWFGGLFNRTGNKRQGSGERTLDLTPLQEQRLQKLKDRLSVPFDETRPDHQEALKALWHASFPETELTGLVSEQWKDIGWQGPNPSTDFRGCGFVSLENLLFLARTYPASFQRLLFKQEGVRATWEYPFAVAGVNVSFMLIQMLELNSGQKETAKPKSLPAINFVKVLTVVVILEDEEAFDVLYCIAFEMMDAQWLAMRASYMQFKEVLEATRIQLERELSLEDLHRIQDLPAYNLLYK
- the LOC109714872 gene encoding ELMO domain-containing protein C isoform X2 gives rise to the protein MVGNRSWFGGLFNRTGNKRQGSGERTLDLTPLQEQRLQKLKDRLSVPFDETRPDHQEALKALWHASFPETELTGLVSEQWKDIGWQGPNPSTDFRGCGFVSLENLLFLARTYPASFQRLLFKQEGVRATWEYPFAVAGVNVSFMLIQMLELNSGQKETAKPKSLPAINFVKVLTEDEEAFDVLYCIAFEMMDAQWLAMRASYMQFKEVLEATRIQLERELSLEDLHRIQDLPAYNLLYK